From a region of the Penaeus vannamei isolate JL-2024 chromosome 2, ASM4276789v1, whole genome shotgun sequence genome:
- the LOC113812012 gene encoding TBC1 domain family member 19: MLRHELGTNITAIVNRLASELQNTSFYADFLTDVQTAMATQNFSTERFSTECYEWTQGSSLDTRLRNALYHLMHVQPTLLANPDTPRHVLKEPLAYVRKAQSSWERRLVKCVNSMATELSIPLARRRTKQEREDVSERWFELSTDESDLTMIRPVYAPKDFLEVLSSLRNPNYDESTDENLWGCIQLPLKVKDLKGLVEVYGELACCCKHTGLDETVPGEHKPNLTLADERLIIGQKVVEKNHGPLSKEFCKTGCPAGLRAVLWHQVLGLEVTDKHCKYFDELKKRVVQHELLVDKLIMKDIQLTASNDDQYFVFEDILYQVLLCFFRDTEMLSHFEHSSASPPLSVARGQTPSPDTLVAYPPCGIIPFHGFTMYAAPLSCLYEDPVQLYFTFREMYCRYWYRLHVVTSHTQGAAALALQFELLLQSSETRLWQHCAAMGIQLLPIVFKWIVRGFSGYLIPDQLFILWDVILSWESLEVLPVLALAIVSFRRENLMDVTSQQSADAVLSDITAIRVIPLLKLALASDRGRDRET, translated from the exons ATGCTGCGTCACGAACTTGGAACCAACATCACAGCCATCGTGAACCGGCTGGCCTCGGAGCTCCAAAACACGTCTTTCTATGCGGACTTTCTTACAGATGTCCAG ACGGCTATGGCCACGCAGAACTTCAGCACGGAGCGTTTTAGCACTGAATGCTACGAGTGGACCCAAGGCAGCTCTCTGGACACGCGACTTCGAAATGCTCTCTATCACCTGATGCACGTCCAGCCCACGCTCCTTGCTAACCCTGACACGCCTCGCCATGTCCTGAAGGAACCCTTAGCCTACGTCAGGAAAGCACag AGTTCATGGGAGCGTCGGCTTGTGAAGTGCGTGAACAGCATGGCGACTGAACTGAGCATTCCCCTGGCTCGACGACGAacgaagcaggagagagaagacgTGTCCGAGCGCTGGTTCGAACTCTCGACCGATGAGTCAG ACCTGACCATGATTAGACCAGTTTATGCACCGAAGGATTTCCTCGAGGTACTTTCCAGCCTGAGGAACCCGAACTATGATGAGTCTAC TGATGAAAATCTTTGGGGGTGTATTCAGCTGCCCCTCAAAGTCAAAGATTTAAAGGGCTTG GTAGAGGTGTACGGAGAGTTGGCATGCTGTTGCAAGCACACAGGTCTGGACGAAACGGTACCAGGGGAGCATAAGCCAAATCTCACATTGGCAGACGAAAGACTCATAATTGGCCAAAAAG TGGTGGAGAAGAACCACGGCCCTCTCAGCAAGGAGTTTTGCAAGACTGGATGCCCCGCGGGACTCCGGGCGGTGCTGTGGCATCAGGTTCTTGGACTCGAGGTCACAGATAAG CACTGTAAATACTTTGACGAATTGAAGAAGAGGGTAGTACAACATGAACTGCTTGTTGATAAACTGATCATGAAG GATATACAGCTGACTGCTTCGAATGACGATCAGTATTTCGTGTTTGAAGACATCCTTTATCAG GTGCTGCTGTGCTTCTTCAGGGACACGGAGATGCTGAGCCACTTCGAACACAGCAgcgcctccccccctctgtccgtCGCCAGGGGTCAGACGCCCTCGCCGGATACCCTCGTGGCATACCCTCCCTGTGGGATTATACCCTTCCATGGGTTCACGATGTATG CGGCTCCTCTCAGCTGTTTATACGAAGATCCCGTTCAACTCTATTTCACTTTCCGGGAAATGTATTGCCGTTATTGGTATCGTCTCCACGTGGTAACGAGCCATACCCAG GGCGCGGCAGCTTTGGCTCTTCAGTTTGAGCTCCTGTTGCAGAGTTCAGAAACACGTCTCTGGCAACACTGCGCTGCGATGGGGATACAGCT TTTACCCATTGTATTCAAGTGGATCGTGCGCGGGTTCAGCGGGTATTTAATTCCCGATCAGCTGTTCATCCTGTGGGACGTCATCCTCTCCTGGGAGTCCTTGGAGGTCCTTCCTGTCCTCGCCCTCGCCATCGTGAGTTTCAGACGCGAGAACCTCATGGACGTCACCTCACAGCAGTCCGCGGAT GCCGTGCTGTCGGACATCACAGCGATCCGGGTGATTCCCCTTTTGAAGCTCGCCTTGGCTTCCGACAGAGGGCGCGACCGGGAGACCTAA
- the LOC113812005 gene encoding thiol S-methyltransferase TMT1A, which produces MSTGEMMSWWVSASALYVMLAVILFSLLNYFKGDSLCRWLSALQQFSSTKPAVKLEEVKKQLFVGLGRERSHDPLLRERGAIRILEIGVGTGSNFTYYPPDSRLVVVDPNPNFARYYHAHKERFSHIRCERVITATGERMDMVPDNSVDAVVMTLVLCTIDDPGRILQQIIRVLVPGGKFYFFEHIREFDGERHRLRQKLQDLLTTTGIAPYFLEGCCLNKDMLPAIGAAGFSKVSAERFYAPIDNFVYQLVKPCLRGVAEK; this is translated from the exons ATGAGTACCGGAGAGATGATGTCGTGGTGGGTGAGCGCCAGTGCGTTATACGTGATGCTGGCTGtcatcttgttctctcttctcaaCTACTTCAAGGGGGATTCCTTGTGCAG ATGGCTCTCCGCGCTCCAGCAGTTCAGCTCGACGAAGCCAGCCGTGAAGTTGGAGGAGGTCAAGAAGCAGTTGTTTGTCGGCCTCGGGAGAGAGAGGTCGCACGATCCTCTGCTCCGCGAGAGAGGCGCCATCAGGATACTGGAGATCGGCGTCGGAACAG gTTCTAACTTCACCTACTACCCTCCCGACTCGCGCCTGGTGGTGGTGGACCCCAACCCGAACTTCGCCAGGTATTACCACGCCCACAAGGAGAGGTTCAGCCACATCCGCTGTGAGAGGGTGATTACTGCCACAG GTGAGCGCATGGACATGGTACCTGACAACAGCGTGGACGCGGTGGTGATGACGCTAGTTCTGTGCACCATCGACGACCCGGGTAGAATCCTGCAACAGATTATCCGTGTCCTAGTGCCG GGCGGGAAATTCTACTTCTTCGAGCACATCCGGGAATTCGACGGCGAGAGACACCGCCTGCGACAGAAGCTCCAGGACCTCCTGACGACGACCGGTATAGCCCCCTACTTCCTCGAGGGCTGCTGCCTCAACAAGGACATGCTGCCTGCCATAGGAGCCGCGGGGTTCTCCAAAGTGAGCGCGGAGAGGTTTTACGCCCCCATCGACAACTTCGTCTACCAGCTGGTCAAGCCCTGTCTTCGGGGAGTCGCGGAAAAGTAG
- the LOC113809277 gene encoding GILT-like protein 1 has product MEGRIAIYLSLVSLFATAPAASEAAKVKVTVFYEALCPDSRNFITTQLYPVWNELKNITELDINAYGKAHEQGTGDESTLRCQHGPRECAANAMLTCAKKYISDEQKLMDFTNCLMEKKRGILSATECARVAGVGLTDVARCHHTAEGEALQREIGERQRQLDPSLYYVPWILINDDFTENQLTAAQANLREVICEVYEGECP; this is encoded by the exons ATGGAGGGACGTATCGCGATCTATTTGTCCCTCGTATCCCTCTTCGCTACCGCCCCT GCGGCGTCAGAAGCGGCCAAAGTGAAGGTGACGGTGTTCTACGAGGCCCTGTGTCCGGACAGCAGGAACTTCATCACCACGCAGCTGTACCCCGTCTGGAATGAACTCAAGAACATCACTGAACTCGACATCAATGCGTATGGGAAAGCGCAT GAGCAGGGAACGGGTGATGAGTCCACACTCCGCTGCCAACACGGCCCGAGGGAATGCGCAGCCAACGCGATGCTCACCTGCGCGAAGAAGTATATCAGTGATGAACAGAAACTCATGGACTTCACCAACTGTCtcatggaaaagaagagagggatttTGTCTGCCACAGAG TGCGCTCGCGTGGCCGGCGTGGGCCTGACCGACGTCGCGCGGTGCCACCACACGGCCGAGGGAGAGGCACTGCAGCGAGAGATCGGCGAGAGACAACGGCAACTCGACCCTAGTCTCTATTACGTTCCTTGGATTCTTATTAACGAc GATTTTACCGAAAACCAGCTGACGGCGGCACAAGCGAACCTCAGGGAAGTCATTTGCGAAGTTTATGAAGGAGAATGCCCCTGA